A window of the Microbacterium sp. LWH13-1.2 genome harbors these coding sequences:
- the typA gene encoding translational GTPase TypA, which translates to MAHALRSDLRNVAIVAHVDHGKTTLVDAMLRQTGSFGEHAHVDERAMDSNDLEREKGITILAKNTAITYKGKHAQGKEITINVIDTPGHADFGGEVERGLSMVDGVVLLVDASEGPLPQTRFVLRKALESKLPVILLVNKTDRPDARIAEVEEEAHDLLLGLASDLVDDVPDLDVDALLDVPVVYASGRAGAASQNRPADGSLPDNDDLEPLFEAILEHVPAPAYDDEAPLQAWVTNLDSSPFLGRLALLRVFNGTLKKGQTVAWVRSDGTHQNARITELLKTRALERYPAESAGPGDIVAIAGFENITIGETIADPEDVRPLPAITVDDPAISMTIGTNTSPLMGKVKGHKLTARMVKDRLDKELIGNVSLKVVDIGRPDAWEVQGRGELALAILVENMRREGFELTVGKPQVVTKKIDGKTYEPFEHLTIDTPEEHLGAITQLLANRKGRMENMTNHGTGWVRMEFIVPSRGLIGFRSEFLTTTRGTGIANAISHGYEPWAGSITTRQNGSIVADRQGVVTPFAMIALQERMSFFVQPTQEVYEGMVIGENSRADDMDVNITKEKKLTNMRAASSDTFESMTPPRQLTLEESLEFARDDECVEVTPEVVRIRKVNLDANTRARETARLKRQDANV; encoded by the coding sequence ATGGCGCACGCCCTTCGCTCTGACCTCCGCAACGTCGCAATCGTCGCGCACGTCGACCACGGCAAGACCACTCTCGTCGACGCCATGCTGCGTCAGACGGGCTCGTTCGGCGAACACGCCCACGTCGATGAGCGTGCCATGGACTCGAACGACCTCGAGCGTGAAAAGGGCATCACGATCCTCGCCAAGAACACGGCGATCACCTACAAGGGAAAGCACGCTCAGGGCAAGGAGATCACGATCAACGTGATCGACACCCCCGGCCACGCCGACTTCGGCGGTGAGGTCGAGCGCGGCCTGTCGATGGTCGACGGTGTCGTCCTGCTCGTCGACGCGAGCGAGGGCCCGCTTCCGCAGACCCGGTTCGTGCTGCGCAAGGCTCTCGAGTCGAAGCTGCCCGTCATCCTCCTGGTCAACAAGACCGACCGTCCCGATGCTCGCATCGCCGAGGTCGAGGAGGAAGCTCACGACCTGCTTCTGGGCCTCGCATCCGACCTCGTCGACGACGTGCCCGACCTCGACGTCGACGCGCTGCTCGACGTGCCGGTGGTCTACGCATCCGGTCGTGCGGGCGCGGCATCGCAGAACCGTCCCGCCGACGGTTCGCTGCCCGACAACGACGACCTCGAGCCGCTCTTCGAGGCCATCCTCGAACACGTCCCCGCTCCGGCGTACGACGACGAGGCTCCTCTCCAGGCCTGGGTCACCAACCTCGACTCCAGCCCCTTCCTCGGCCGCCTCGCGCTGCTGCGCGTGTTCAACGGCACGCTCAAGAAGGGCCAGACCGTCGCCTGGGTCCGTTCAGACGGCACGCACCAGAACGCACGCATCACCGAGCTGCTCAAGACCCGTGCGCTCGAGCGCTACCCCGCCGAGTCGGCAGGCCCCGGCGACATCGTCGCCATCGCAGGCTTCGAGAACATCACGATCGGCGAGACCATCGCCGACCCGGAGGATGTCCGCCCTCTCCCCGCGATCACCGTCGACGACCCCGCCATCTCGATGACGATCGGCACCAACACCTCGCCGCTCATGGGCAAGGTCAAGGGTCACAAGCTCACCGCTCGCATGGTCAAGGACCGTCTCGACAAAGAGCTGATCGGTAACGTCTCGCTCAAGGTCGTCGACATCGGGCGTCCCGACGCATGGGAGGTGCAGGGCCGCGGCGAGCTGGCTCTGGCGATCCTCGTCGAGAACATGCGCCGTGAGGGCTTCGAGCTCACCGTCGGCAAGCCGCAGGTGGTCACGAAGAAGATCGACGGCAAGACCTACGAGCCCTTCGAGCACCTCACGATCGACACGCCGGAGGAGCACCTCGGCGCGATCACGCAGCTTCTCGCGAACCGCAAGGGCCGCATGGAGAACATGACCAACCACGGCACCGGCTGGGTGCGCATGGAGTTCATCGTCCCCTCGCGCGGTCTGATCGGCTTCCGCAGCGAGTTCCTCACCACGACCCGCGGCACGGGTATCGCCAACGCGATCTCACACGGGTACGAGCCGTGGGCGGGATCCATCACGACCCGTCAGAACGGTTCGATCGTCGCCGACCGCCAGGGTGTCGTCACCCCGTTCGCGATGATCGCCCTGCAGGAGCGCATGTCCTTCTTCGTGCAGCCCACGCAGGAGGTCTACGAGGGCATGGTCATCGGCGAGAACTCCCGCGCCGACGACATGGACGTCAACATCACCAAGGAGAAGAAGCTCACCAACATGCGTGCGGCGAGCTCCGACACCTTCGAGTCGATGACTCCTCCGCGCCAGCTGACGCTCGAGGAGAGCCTCGAGTTCGCTCGTGACGACGAATGCGTCGAGGTCACGCCCGAGGTCGTCCGCATCCGCAAGGTGAACCTCGACGCCAACACCCGTGCGCGTGAGACCGCTCGCCTGAAGCGCCAGGACGCCAACGTCTGA
- a CDS encoding AzlC family ABC transporter permease, with protein MSAEREVWREALGVVLATSAYGISFGALAVASGLDVWQSCVLSLLMFTGGSQFAFVGVFAAGGVAALPSAIASAALLGVRNIAYGMRMSPIVGTTPARRIAAAHFTIDESTAVAVSQSDPRLRQVGFWVTGIGIFVGWNATTLVGALLGDVLGDPKTWGLDAAAAAAFLALLWPRLEQRQAIAVGVAAAVVAAALTPFIMPGLPVLVAAVVAIFVGWFNWLGRDARVDLEDSEVRR; from the coding sequence GTGAGCGCCGAGCGCGAGGTCTGGCGCGAGGCTCTCGGCGTCGTGCTTGCCACCAGTGCCTACGGCATCTCGTTCGGAGCGCTCGCCGTGGCATCCGGTCTCGATGTCTGGCAATCCTGCGTCCTCAGCCTGCTGATGTTCACCGGCGGGTCGCAGTTCGCCTTCGTCGGCGTGTTCGCCGCCGGGGGAGTCGCCGCGCTTCCATCGGCCATCGCCTCGGCCGCGCTGCTCGGGGTGCGAAACATCGCCTACGGGATGCGGATGTCTCCGATCGTCGGCACGACCCCTGCGCGGCGGATCGCCGCGGCGCACTTCACGATCGACGAGTCGACGGCGGTCGCCGTCTCGCAGAGCGACCCGCGGCTCCGCCAGGTGGGTTTCTGGGTCACGGGCATCGGCATCTTCGTCGGATGGAACGCCACGACCCTGGTCGGCGCGCTGCTCGGCGACGTGCTCGGCGATCCGAAGACCTGGGGGCTGGACGCCGCCGCGGCTGCGGCCTTCCTCGCTCTGCTGTGGCCGCGGCTCGAGCAGCGGCAGGCGATCGCCGTCGGCGTTGCGGCAGCGGTCGTGGCGGCGGCGCTCACGCCGTTCATCATGCCGGGACTCCCGGTGCTGGTCGCTGCGGTCGTGGCGATCTTCGTCGGTTGGTTCAACTGGCTCGGTCGGGACGCTCGGGTCGACCTCGAGGATTCGGAGGTGCGGAGATGA
- a CDS encoding DUF3693 domain-containing protein, with translation MKKKLSATAAGVVLVAGMVFGGAAAAQAAAWFGPFTDMTYCQAERRIFMQEGYKVGACVHRANQPGLWFSYS, from the coding sequence ATGAAGAAGAAACTGTCCGCAACAGCCGCAGGCGTCGTCCTCGTCGCAGGAATGGTGTTCGGCGGAGCCGCTGCAGCGCAAGCAGCTGCCTGGTTCGGTCCGTTCACCGACATGACGTACTGCCAGGCCGAGCGCCGGATCTTCATGCAGGAGGGTTACAAGGTCGGTGCGTGCGTTCATCGCGCAAACCAGCCGGGCCTCTGGTTCTCGTATTCCTGA
- a CDS encoding histidinol dehydrogenase: protein MRIGWISRVLSWIAAALVGGVFGIAGTIGHSLMWGPIPVGLIVGAIACGAILVAIRALTHDRGATLAAGLGMVGMLVIISGVGPGGSVVVEDTLSGRIWIYLVAGLVLLAVAWPSFSRLPVRTDAVAEPAAPQAGPPDDDTRSPTRGPVLGDRTGRES from the coding sequence GTGCGTATCGGATGGATCTCTCGGGTGCTCTCCTGGATCGCCGCGGCTCTCGTCGGCGGCGTCTTCGGCATCGCCGGCACCATCGGTCACAGCCTGATGTGGGGACCGATCCCCGTGGGGCTCATCGTCGGCGCCATCGCCTGCGGCGCGATCCTCGTGGCGATCCGGGCGCTCACCCACGATCGGGGTGCGACTCTCGCCGCCGGTCTCGGGATGGTGGGGATGCTCGTCATCATCTCCGGCGTCGGCCCCGGCGGATCCGTCGTGGTCGAAGACACGCTCAGCGGTCGCATCTGGATCTATCTGGTCGCAGGCCTCGTGCTGCTCGCAGTCGCGTGGCCGTCGTTCTCTCGGCTGCCTGTCCGCACGGATGCCGTGGCGGAGCCCGCTGCACCGCAGGCCGGACCGCCCGACGACGACACGCGTTCGCCCACTCGAGGACCCGTGCTGGGCGATCGGACAGGTCGCGAGTCGTAG
- a CDS encoding PH domain-containing protein yields MATPKSPEGERTLRSPSGSIVMIVSLLLALFLLGDAVVRGGWAQTLLLAPWVLLGLWVVYEISYVSMVRISDSGALVQNMLRRTEFGWHRVRDIDLQWQLKFSFDDGTELTCWSGPAHARPKRSKMRDEETSVSTSLRDFTDVHDRWQAAAGHGASAPILRSWDTRALLALVVIVVWAAAAVFFSQMG; encoded by the coding sequence GTGGCGACGCCGAAATCTCCCGAGGGCGAGCGGACTCTCCGCTCGCCCTCGGGCTCGATCGTGATGATCGTGAGCCTCCTGCTGGCTCTGTTCCTGCTCGGAGATGCCGTCGTGCGGGGAGGATGGGCGCAGACGCTGCTGCTCGCTCCGTGGGTGCTTCTCGGACTGTGGGTCGTCTACGAGATCAGCTACGTCTCGATGGTTCGTATCAGCGACAGCGGGGCGCTCGTGCAGAACATGCTGCGACGAACCGAGTTCGGCTGGCACCGGGTTCGAGACATCGATCTCCAATGGCAGCTGAAGTTCTCCTTCGACGACGGCACGGAGCTCACCTGCTGGAGCGGACCGGCACACGCGCGGCCCAAACGCAGCAAGATGCGGGACGAGGAGACCAGCGTCTCGACATCGCTGCGCGACTTCACTGACGTTCATGACCGCTGGCAGGCGGCGGCAGGACATGGCGCGAGTGCGCCGATTCTCCGTTCCTGGGACACCAGGGCCCTGCTGGCGCTCGTGGTGATCGTGGTCTGGGCGGCCGCCGCCGTCTTCTTCAGCCAGATGGGGTGA
- a CDS encoding CPBP family intramembrane glutamic endopeptidase, producing MTDVDLSPAPSRSRLWWEIAIVLALGLGKSAVYAIVELADLLTADVPLADQTATLNPSRSDREIFDLIYQVLSIGFSIVPVLLVCYLLWQPSRPHLGRLGLDGTKTAPDIGRGVLLVAAIGIPGIGLYLAGRAMGIFVAVDPSGQGSHWWTVPILLLAAARASLQEEFVVLGYLFARLKQLGWGPWAIILTTSLLRASYHLYQGPGAFIGNLAMGLLFGWLFQRSGRLMPFLVAHFLIDATVFVGYPWAANAWPMLFGLPG from the coding sequence GTGACCGATGTCGACCTCTCCCCCGCCCCCTCTCGCAGTCGTCTGTGGTGGGAGATCGCGATCGTGCTGGCCCTCGGTCTCGGCAAGTCAGCGGTCTACGCGATCGTCGAGCTGGCGGACCTGCTCACCGCCGACGTGCCGCTCGCCGATCAGACCGCCACCCTCAATCCTTCGCGGAGCGATAGGGAGATCTTCGACCTGATCTATCAGGTCCTGTCGATCGGGTTCTCGATCGTCCCGGTTCTGCTGGTCTGCTATCTGCTCTGGCAGCCCTCGAGGCCGCATCTGGGAAGACTCGGTCTCGACGGCACGAAGACGGCACCCGACATCGGGCGGGGCGTTCTGCTCGTCGCGGCGATCGGCATCCCGGGCATCGGGCTCTATCTGGCCGGAAGGGCCATGGGGATCTTCGTCGCGGTCGACCCCTCGGGCCAGGGCTCCCACTGGTGGACCGTGCCGATCCTCCTGCTCGCGGCAGCCCGCGCGTCGCTGCAGGAGGAGTTCGTGGTGCTGGGATATCTGTTCGCCCGTCTGAAGCAGCTCGGTTGGGGTCCGTGGGCCATCATCCTGACGACCTCGCTGCTTCGCGCGAGCTACCACCTCTATCAGGGCCCCGGCGCCTTCATCGGAAACCTCGCGATGGGCCTGCTGTTCGGCTGGCTGTTCCAGCGCAGTGGTCGGCTCATGCCGTTCCTCGTGGCGCACTTCCTGATCGACGCGACCGTGTTCGTCGGCTACCCGTGGGCGGCGAACGCGTGGCCGATGCTCTTCGGGCTGCCCGGCTGA
- a CDS encoding phospholipase: MLHTSRALRRAHAAASARNAITARRPKLILGTITGGMLGLALTVGMVSAPAAGAEVPDAVAGVTSFVTGETEQPAKSADDSALTMVAAQDAIAAAEALNAEVAASGLDLGAAPSAVDTSDVTAWVDQLADRDDFSNRQLTSLTAYAVTGTDEIVAETAALQESYVAAQQAKAAADAAAVQAAAEAAALAQTNTVDGAKAAARDIASSQYGWGDDQFSCLDSLWTKESGWNYQAYNASGGATGIPQALPGSKMASAGSDWQTNAATQIRWGLGYISSVYGTPCSAWGHSQSVNWY, from the coding sequence ATGCTTCACACCTCCCGTGCGCTTCGGCGCGCCCACGCGGCGGCGTCCGCCCGCAACGCGATCACGGCACGTCGCCCCAAGCTGATTCTCGGAACGATCACCGGCGGGATGCTCGGCCTCGCCTTGACCGTCGGCATGGTGTCGGCACCCGCGGCTGGTGCCGAGGTGCCGGACGCCGTCGCCGGCGTCACGTCCTTCGTCACCGGCGAGACCGAGCAGCCGGCGAAGAGCGCCGACGACTCAGCCCTGACGATGGTCGCCGCTCAGGACGCCATTGCTGCGGCCGAGGCGCTGAACGCCGAGGTCGCGGCATCGGGCCTCGACCTCGGCGCGGCACCCTCCGCGGTCGATACCTCCGACGTGACCGCCTGGGTCGATCAGCTCGCCGACCGCGACGACTTCTCGAACAGGCAGCTCACGAGCCTCACTGCGTATGCGGTCACCGGCACGGACGAGATCGTCGCTGAGACCGCCGCCCTGCAGGAATCCTACGTAGCGGCTCAGCAGGCCAAAGCCGCTGCGGATGCGGCTGCCGTGCAGGCGGCCGCTGAAGCCGCCGCACTCGCTCAGACGAACACCGTCGATGGCGCGAAGGCCGCGGCGCGCGACATCGCGTCAAGTCAGTACGGGTGGGGCGACGACCAGTTCTCCTGCCTGGATTCGCTGTGGACCAAGGAATCCGGGTGGAACTACCAGGCGTACAACGCCTCGGGCGGCGCGACGGGGATTCCGCAGGCTCTGCCCGGAAGCAAGATGGCGTCTGCCGGATCCGACTGGCAGACGAATGCGGCCACGCAGATCCGCTGGGGTCTCGGATACATCTCATCCGTGTACGGCACCCCCTGCAGCGCGTGGGGGCACTCCCAGTCCGTGAACTGGTACTGA
- the dapC gene encoding succinyldiaminopimelate transaminase, translating to MSVRDLADYPWDAVVPYRERAALHPRGIVDLSVGSPVDPTPELIRRALSDATDAHAYPQTVGTPALREAIVDWYARRRGVPDLTVANVLPTIGSKELVALLPTLLGLGEGDIVVHPRIAYPTYEVGARVVGATPLAADDPAEWPEGAKLIWINTPGNPDGRTWTVDELSAAVRRAREIGAVLASDECYAELGWDGRWANEPIPSILDPRVTDGNRANLLSVYSLSKQSNLAGYRAAFVAGCARIVGELLTARKHLGLMPPEPVQHAMAVALGDDEHVAAQKELYRHRRDTLRPALETAGFRIDGSEAGLYLWATEGQDAWASIARLADLGILAGPGPFYGPHSTQHVRLALTAPSERIAEGARRLQEQAL from the coding sequence GTGAGCGTACGCGACCTCGCCGACTACCCCTGGGACGCGGTCGTCCCGTACCGTGAGCGCGCCGCCCTTCACCCCCGGGGAATCGTAGATCTCTCCGTCGGGTCGCCCGTCGATCCGACACCCGAGCTGATCCGTCGGGCGCTGTCAGACGCGACCGACGCGCACGCCTACCCGCAGACCGTCGGAACGCCGGCGCTCCGCGAGGCGATCGTCGACTGGTACGCGCGGCGCAGGGGAGTGCCCGACCTCACGGTGGCCAACGTCCTTCCGACGATCGGCTCGAAGGAACTCGTCGCGCTGCTGCCGACACTCCTGGGTCTCGGTGAGGGTGACATCGTGGTGCACCCGCGCATCGCGTACCCGACCTACGAGGTGGGTGCTCGTGTCGTCGGCGCCACGCCTCTCGCCGCCGACGATCCGGCTGAGTGGCCCGAGGGCGCGAAGCTGATCTGGATCAACACCCCGGGGAACCCGGACGGACGCACGTGGACGGTCGATGAGCTCTCGGCAGCGGTGCGTCGTGCGCGTGAGATCGGCGCCGTGCTCGCCAGCGACGAGTGCTACGCGGAACTCGGCTGGGACGGCCGCTGGGCGAATGAGCCGATCCCCTCGATCCTCGATCCTCGTGTGACGGACGGCAACAGGGCGAATCTGCTCAGCGTGTACTCGCTGAGCAAGCAGTCCAACCTCGCCGGCTACCGGGCGGCGTTCGTGGCCGGATGCGCGCGCATCGTCGGCGAGCTGCTCACGGCACGCAAGCACCTCGGCCTGATGCCGCCCGAGCCCGTGCAGCATGCGATGGCCGTCGCGCTCGGCGATGACGAGCATGTCGCGGCGCAGAAGGAGCTCTATCGCCACCGGCGCGACACCCTGCGCCCTGCGCTCGAAACCGCAGGGTTCCGAATCGACGGCTCCGAGGCGGGGTTGTACCTGTGGGCGACCGAGGGGCAGGACGCCTGGGCCAGTATCGCGAGGCTCGCCGATCTCGGCATCCTCGCAGGCCCTGGACCCTTCTACGGCCCGCACTCCACGCAACACGTGCGTCTCGCTCTGACGGCTCCGTCCGAGCGGATCGCTGAGGGCGCGCGTCGCCTGCAGGAGCAGGCGCTGTAG
- a CDS encoding XRE family transcriptional regulator, which yields MEDLRTRIARTLRREREAAGLSVSELARRAGISKATVSQLESGSGNPSVETLWALGVALGVPFAVLVDQQTNAPTLIRAEDLAGVPSSAAAYSATLLSASPPGARRDVYLIQAEPGDPRRSDPHHAGTTEHVILISGQAQIGPAGEPVLLNPGDYLSYAGDAPHVFEAILPGTSAVLISELR from the coding sequence ATGGAGGATCTCCGCACCCGTATCGCCCGTACCCTGCGCCGAGAGCGAGAGGCTGCCGGATTGTCCGTGTCCGAGCTCGCCCGTCGCGCGGGGATCTCGAAGGCCACGGTCTCGCAGCTCGAGTCAGGTTCGGGCAACCCCAGCGTCGAGACCCTCTGGGCGCTGGGCGTCGCGCTGGGCGTGCCCTTCGCCGTCCTCGTCGATCAGCAGACCAACGCCCCCACCCTGATCCGCGCCGAGGATCTCGCCGGTGTGCCCTCGTCTGCCGCGGCCTACAGCGCGACCCTGCTCTCCGCCAGCCCGCCCGGGGCGCGTCGGGACGTCTACCTGATCCAGGCGGAGCCCGGGGACCCGCGACGCTCGGACCCGCATCATGCCGGCACGACGGAGCACGTGATCCTCATCTCCGGACAGGCGCAGATCGGACCGGCGGGCGAACCCGTGCTGCTGAACCCCGGCGACTACCTCTCCTACGCCGGCGATGCGCCGCATGTGTTCGAGGCCATTCTGCCCGGCACGAGCGCTGTCCTCATCTCGGAGCTCCGCTGA
- the glsA gene encoding glutaminase A: MDVAALTDIPQQVSTGALPGWDRVDELVREAHRRYADDRTGAVADYIPVLAEADPELFGLAVIEVDGGLHDAGDALHPFSIQSISKMFVYALAIQEHGHERVREIVGVNNTGLAFNSLMALELNSGHPMNPMVNAGAIATTGLMPGATAVEQWERVREGLSAFAGRPLGLDGVVYASEAETNERNRAMGWLLRSYGRLDGDPDEVVDVYTRQCALSVTAHDLAVMGATLADGGVNPVTGERVVSADVCRDTLAVTASTGLYETSGEWLFEIGLPAKSGVAGGIVAVAPGKGAVAGFSPRLDRAGNSIRSQLAIGHLSRALGLNLFASAPAAVRTAD; encoded by the coding sequence ATGGACGTCGCGGCACTGACAGACATCCCGCAGCAGGTGTCGACCGGCGCCCTGCCGGGGTGGGACCGCGTCGACGAGCTCGTGCGCGAAGCCCACCGCCGCTATGCGGACGACCGCACGGGTGCAGTCGCCGATTACATCCCCGTGCTCGCGGAGGCCGACCCCGAGCTGTTCGGTCTCGCGGTCATCGAGGTCGATGGCGGCCTGCATGACGCCGGAGACGCGCTGCATCCGTTCTCGATCCAGTCGATCTCGAAGATGTTCGTGTATGCGCTGGCCATCCAGGAGCACGGCCACGAGCGCGTGCGCGAGATCGTCGGTGTCAACAACACAGGTCTCGCCTTCAACTCGCTGATGGCTCTGGAGCTCAACAGCGGGCACCCCATGAACCCGATGGTCAACGCCGGCGCGATCGCGACGACGGGGCTCATGCCCGGGGCCACCGCGGTGGAGCAGTGGGAGCGCGTCAGGGAGGGACTGTCGGCATTCGCCGGTCGTCCGCTGGGTCTCGACGGCGTGGTGTATGCCTCCGAGGCGGAGACGAACGAGCGCAACCGCGCGATGGGCTGGCTTCTGCGCAGCTACGGGCGGCTCGACGGCGACCCCGACGAGGTCGTCGACGTCTACACACGGCAGTGCGCGTTGAGCGTGACGGCGCATGATCTGGCGGTCATGGGGGCGACCCTCGCCGACGGCGGAGTGAACCCCGTCACGGGCGAGCGGGTCGTCTCCGCAGATGTCTGCCGCGACACCCTCGCCGTCACCGCATCGACAGGACTCTACGAGACGTCGGGGGAGTGGCTGTTCGAGATCGGGCTCCCGGCCAAGTCCGGAGTGGCGGGCGGCATCGTCGCGGTCGCCCCCGGCAAGGGCGCTGTCGCCGGCTTCTCGCCGAGACTCGACCGAGCGGGGAACTCGATCCGCTCGCAGTTGGCGATCGGTCACCTGTCCCGCGCTCTGGGCCTGAACCTGTTCGCCTCCGCCCCGGCGGCGGTGCGAACCGCGGACTGA
- the fdxA gene encoding ferredoxin gives MTYVIALPCVDVKDRACIDECPVDCIYEGERSLYIHPDECVDCGACEPVCPVEAIYYEDDLPDEWQDYYKANVEFFDEVGSPGGAAKVGVIAHDHPIITALPPQGE, from the coding sequence GTGACGTATGTGATCGCCCTTCCGTGCGTCGATGTCAAGGATCGCGCCTGCATCGACGAGTGCCCCGTTGACTGTATCTACGAGGGCGAACGCTCGCTGTACATCCACCCCGACGAGTGCGTCGACTGCGGCGCCTGCGAGCCGGTCTGCCCCGTCGAGGCGATCTACTACGAAGACGACCTGCCCGATGAGTGGCAGGACTACTACAAGGCCAACGTCGAGTTCTTCGACGAGGTCGGCTCGCCCGGTGGTGCGGCGAAGGTCGGCGTCATCGCGCACGACCACCCGATCATCACAGCCCTCCCTCCCCAGGGCGAGTAG
- a CDS encoding MFS transporter: MTHTAPASTKTSWMPLVSLFLAQVLMSFNVAALPISLGGMVSEFGVPPTVASTTIVMYGLAVAALVMTGAKLGQRVGWVLIFRVVIALFAASSVLMIMSPTVGWAIAGQAVAGAAAAIIVPSIVALIAENYRGAQQATAIGAIGSARAISGVTAFLIGGTLGTLVGWRPMFFIVFGIAVVVFAFSFTLRGDRGDASIRIDLVASLLIGAAIVLLTLGFNNLNGWGAVAATEAAPFSILGLSPAPAFIVVGIVLGQAFFVWTRRRMAEGKVPLIDLSVLGSSKERAAVYAMFIVVALEACVNFTIPLYIQIVQGRTPFDTSLAMMPFNLTVFITATLVVRFYKRYPPRVIGVFGFILTTVALVWLSFVVNNNWETLPTILGLIVFGIGQGALVTLVFNVLVTAAPAELAGDVGSLRGTTQNLASAVGTALAGALLVSLLGLSIGRAVVEHPELPPRLVAQVDMDNLNFISNDDLRTALEQTDATPEQIDAAVAVNEESRLGTLRLGLLLLAGLSAVAILPASRLPKYKPDEIPDPSPVAGSD; this comes from the coding sequence ATGACACACACCGCACCGGCGTCCACCAAGACATCGTGGATGCCACTGGTCAGCCTCTTCCTCGCCCAGGTGCTCATGTCGTTCAACGTGGCGGCACTGCCGATCTCGCTGGGCGGCATGGTGAGCGAGTTCGGCGTTCCTCCGACGGTCGCGAGCACGACGATCGTCATGTACGGTCTCGCTGTCGCCGCTCTGGTGATGACCGGCGCGAAACTCGGCCAGCGCGTCGGATGGGTGCTCATCTTCCGAGTGGTGATCGCTCTGTTCGCCGCGTCGTCAGTGCTGATGATCATGTCACCGACCGTGGGATGGGCCATCGCAGGTCAGGCTGTGGCCGGAGCGGCCGCAGCGATCATCGTGCCCTCGATCGTGGCGCTGATCGCCGAGAACTATCGAGGCGCCCAGCAGGCAACGGCGATCGGCGCCATCGGCTCTGCTCGGGCGATCTCGGGTGTGACGGCGTTCCTGATCGGCGGCACCCTGGGCACGCTCGTCGGCTGGCGTCCGATGTTCTTCATCGTCTTCGGCATCGCGGTCGTCGTCTTCGCCTTCAGCTTCACCCTTCGAGGCGACCGAGGTGATGCGTCGATCCGCATCGACCTCGTCGCCTCGCTCCTGATCGGCGCGGCGATCGTGCTGCTCACGCTCGGCTTCAACAACCTCAACGGCTGGGGTGCGGTGGCTGCCACCGAGGCTGCGCCGTTCAGCATCTTGGGGCTGTCGCCCGCTCCGGCATTCATCGTCGTGGGCATCGTGCTCGGCCAGGCGTTCTTCGTCTGGACCCGCAGGCGGATGGCCGAGGGCAAGGTGCCGTTGATCGATCTCAGCGTGCTGGGGTCGTCGAAGGAGCGGGCGGCCGTCTACGCGATGTTCATCGTCGTCGCACTCGAGGCATGTGTGAATTTTACGATCCCGCTGTACATCCAGATCGTGCAGGGACGCACGCCGTTCGACACGTCACTCGCGATGATGCCGTTCAACCTCACCGTCTTCATCACCGCGACCCTCGTGGTGCGCTTCTACAAGCGCTACCCGCCCCGCGTGATCGGCGTCTTCGGGTTCATCCTGACGACGGTCGCGCTCGTGTGGCTCTCCTTCGTGGTGAACAACAACTGGGAGACCCTGCCCACGATCCTCGGTCTAATCGTGTTCGGCATCGGCCAGGGTGCGCTCGTGACCCTGGTCTTCAACGTGCTGGTCACGGCCGCCCCGGCCGAGCTCGCGGGCGACGTCGGCTCGCTTCGCGGAACCACCCAGAACCTCGCGTCGGCGGTCGGAACCGCCCTGGCGGGGGCGCTGCTCGTCTCTCTGCTCGGCCTGAGCATCGGTCGCGCGGTGGTGGAGCATCCCGAGCTGCCGCCCAGGCTCGTGGCGCAGGTCGACATGGACAACCTGAACTTCATCAGCAACGACGATCTCCGCACCGCTCTCGAACAGACGGATGCGACTCCCGAGCAGATCGACGCCGCGGTGGCGGTCAACGAGGAGTCGCGCCTGGGCACCCTTCGCCTCGGGCTGCTGCTGCTCGCGGGACTCAGTGCTGTGGCGATCCTTCCGGCGTCTCGCCTGCCGAAGTACAAGCCCGACGAGATCCCCGATCCGTCACCGGTCGCGGGTTCGGACTGA
- a CDS encoding AzlD domain-containing protein, whose protein sequence is MSVWSAILLAAVICLALKAVGYLVPSKVLEAPRPARISDLLTVALLAALVAVQTLGAGQAVVVDARVPALLVAAGLLWLRQSFLVVVFAAAAVAALLRLLGLAA, encoded by the coding sequence ATGAGCGTCTGGAGCGCGATCCTGCTGGCCGCGGTGATCTGCCTGGCTCTCAAGGCGGTCGGATACCTCGTGCCGTCGAAGGTGCTGGAGGCTCCTCGCCCGGCGCGCATCTCGGATCTGCTCACCGTCGCCCTGCTCGCCGCGCTCGTGGCCGTGCAGACCCTGGGAGCCGGTCAGGCCGTCGTCGTGGATGCGAGAGTGCCCGCGCTGCTCGTCGCGGCGGGGCTTCTGTGGTTGCGGCAGTCGTTCCTGGTCGTGGTCTTCGCTGCGGCCGCGGTAGCCGCTCTGCTGCGTCTGCTCGGCCTCGCGGCCTGA